From a single Streptomyces rubradiris genomic region:
- a CDS encoding GNAT family N-acetyltransferase, whose amino-acid sequence MKSESAQVRPAREEDLPSAERASAALFFEADRRSRRVCEPEIEPRSKTASKQWIERMRYYLQVDPAGCQVAVGEDGGVIGFAMSQNRGDVWYLATYGVLTRYQGQGIGKRLMDAALAHADGRPGLFSSTVHPAATRRYRLAGFTLHPQMRMVGTVDRSTLPAVSGLREGRADDFEWMDRLDERLRGAGHGPDHAYMLERLRLVVSDDPGRPGYVYIDEEQGRGVLLAAAEPRTAQDLLWEALAASRGDTLVNCVTTANHWAVDVGLAARLDIGQEGYLAVRGMAEPTPYLASGHFL is encoded by the coding sequence GTGAAGAGCGAATCAGCGCAGGTGAGGCCGGCGCGCGAGGAAGATCTTCCGTCGGCGGAGCGCGCCTCTGCCGCACTCTTCTTCGAGGCGGACCGGCGCAGCAGAAGAGTGTGCGAACCGGAGATCGAGCCCCGCTCGAAGACCGCTTCGAAGCAGTGGATCGAGCGGATGCGGTATTACCTCCAGGTCGATCCGGCCGGATGCCAGGTCGCGGTCGGCGAGGACGGGGGCGTCATCGGATTCGCCATGTCGCAGAACCGGGGCGACGTCTGGTATCTGGCGACCTACGGGGTACTGACGCGGTATCAGGGGCAGGGAATCGGCAAGCGGCTCATGGACGCCGCGCTGGCCCACGCCGACGGGCGGCCGGGACTGTTCTCGTCCACGGTGCATCCCGCGGCCACGCGCCGTTACCGGCTGGCCGGCTTCACGCTCCACCCGCAGATGCGCATGGTGGGCACCGTCGACCGCTCGACGCTGCCGGCGGTGAGCGGGCTCCGGGAGGGCCGGGCCGACGACTTCGAGTGGATGGACCGGCTCGACGAGCGGCTGCGCGGGGCGGGCCACGGCCCGGACCACGCGTACATGCTGGAACGGCTGCGCCTCGTCGTGTCGGACGACCCCGGCCGGCCCGGATACGTGTACATCGACGAGGAACAGGGGCGGGGCGTCCTGCTGGCCGCGGCGGAGCCGCGAACCGCCCAGGACCTGCTCTGGGAGGCCCTGGCGGCCTCCCGTGGAGACACGCTGGTCAACTGCGTCACCACCGCCAACCACTGGGCGGTGGACGTGGGGCTGGCCGCCCGGCTCGACATCGGGCAGGAGGGATATCTCGCGGTCCGGGGCATGGCGGAGCCGACGCCCTATCTGGCCAGTGGGCACTTCCTCTGA